A stretch of the Bradyrhizobium sp. CCBAU 53351 genome encodes the following:
- a CDS encoding GAF domain-containing protein, whose amino-acid sequence MPTTLARTFAALSAINEAILYAKSPDELYQKVCDAGFSSGDFLAVAVFLAEPDGRLLQFAAGCGDDIPRLRSIVITTEAGTPEGSGVGGEAFRDQKLCVSNDYLNDPRSLAWREGAASAGIGAAAALPLLCNGKSVGVLYVTRREAGSLNEQMVSLFERMSANISYALDNFARATAQQTTERAARRLNRMFGALSATNEAILRAKTEQELYQLVCDASVHGGKSLATIVLLREPDSHWMKPVAATGQNLELVTQARYSVDPDNPFGRGISGEVFRTQKAIVEDDLASRTRGSPWEQANVNTGVAACVVAPLVKRGESVGVLLFFISRSWAKDEEIVALLLRMAENVSFAIENFGRESEKARISAEEERLARMYAALSATNEAIIRATSRAELFDLVCEASVQGGKFGSATIALAEPASELLRVVASAGPNSDEVRSLKFATTDEVPEGRGLTGTCFRTRKPCLTNDLLADDRLKPWYDSARRTGVKSSAALPLLNGDRTEGVFLFNSLEIGTFTPELVELLERLARNVSFAIANLDRAEEKAKADKQRNRLSGMFAALSATNEAIMRAETREELFDVACQAAVLGDMFASATIGIIDEASELVRVVAVKGRLQERMVGRTCAISADHPEGQGIIGISLRTCRPSVINDYMHDPRSAHWRSKAVEDGTRAAASFPLLRDGRKPIGILLFLAPEEDTFTPDLVELLARLAENVSFALDNFERAEEKARTEAQKERLRRMFAALSATNEAIMRAKSRAELFDLVCLAASNGAKFTSTTIALARADSDQLEIVASAGPSADTTRNVRLSIDPERPEGRGMSGTAFRTRQPCISNDYLNDQRVSAFHAVVRGDGARSGAAFPLIVHDQAVGVMIYMSTEPATFTTEFVELLQRLADNVAFAVENFDRADAKNQADERIEYLASHDSLTDLPNRETFNALLREAIATAERHDHRFAVLFIDLDRFKVINDSLGHEAGDLLLLEVANRLRGALRASDVVARLGGDEFVVILDQCGEIDDVQHIATEILAALAQPMELAGHECHTTASIGIAMYPANGSDAQTLTKNADMAMYLAKEDGKNGYRFFSKEVRTQSIERLSLESALRRALERGQFSLNYQPKVEMATGQITGVEALLRWNHPELGNVSPAQFIPLAEETGLIVPIGRWVLNEACAQAMAWQRRGLLPLSMAVNLSPRQFADEHLLQDVDEALAASGMSPVLLQLEVTESMMMRNVGRALKVLDAIQSRGIRLAIDDFGTGYSSMSLMKHFPIDTIKIDRSFVRDLPQDSEDQAIAQAIISMGKALGMTVVAEGVENAEQEAFLRTHGCDEMQGFLISKPVPAREMAELLRPMVLPIAPPLQPEPDAVATEAAASRLKRAV is encoded by the coding sequence GTGCCGACGACACTCGCGCGCACCTTTGCGGCGTTGAGCGCCATCAACGAAGCGATTCTCTATGCGAAATCGCCGGACGAGCTGTACCAGAAGGTCTGCGACGCCGGGTTTTCGAGCGGGGACTTTTTGGCCGTGGCCGTGTTCCTGGCCGAACCGGACGGCCGTCTGTTGCAATTCGCCGCCGGCTGCGGCGACGACATTCCGCGACTGCGCTCGATCGTGATCACGACGGAAGCCGGCACCCCGGAAGGGTCGGGCGTCGGCGGCGAGGCGTTTCGCGACCAGAAGCTGTGCGTCAGCAATGATTATCTGAACGATCCGCGCTCGCTGGCGTGGCGCGAGGGCGCGGCCTCGGCCGGCATCGGCGCGGCTGCCGCGCTGCCGCTGCTCTGCAACGGCAAGAGCGTCGGCGTGCTCTACGTGACCCGCCGCGAAGCCGGCTCGCTGAACGAGCAGATGGTGTCGCTGTTCGAGCGCATGTCGGCGAACATTTCCTATGCGCTGGACAATTTCGCGCGCGCGACCGCGCAGCAGACCACCGAGCGGGCTGCGCGGCGGCTCAATCGCATGTTCGGCGCGCTCAGCGCCACCAACGAGGCCATCCTGCGCGCCAAGACCGAGCAGGAGCTGTACCAGCTCGTATGCGACGCTTCCGTCCACGGCGGCAAGTCGCTGGCGACCATCGTGCTGCTCCGCGAGCCGGATTCCCACTGGATGAAGCCGGTCGCCGCCACCGGACAGAACCTGGAGCTCGTCACCCAGGCACGCTATTCGGTCGACCCGGATAATCCTTTTGGCAGAGGCATCTCAGGCGAGGTGTTCCGGACGCAGAAGGCCATCGTCGAGGACGACCTCGCCAGCCGCACCAGGGGCTCGCCCTGGGAGCAGGCTAACGTCAATACCGGCGTCGCCGCCTGCGTGGTCGCGCCCCTGGTCAAGCGCGGCGAAAGTGTCGGCGTGCTGTTGTTCTTCATCAGCCGCTCCTGGGCCAAGGACGAGGAGATCGTCGCGCTGCTGCTGCGCATGGCGGAGAACGTCTCGTTCGCCATCGAGAATTTCGGCCGGGAGTCCGAAAAGGCCCGCATCTCGGCGGAGGAGGAACGCCTGGCGCGCATGTACGCCGCGCTCAGCGCCACCAATGAAGCGATCATCCGTGCGACGTCGCGCGCCGAGCTGTTCGATCTCGTCTGCGAAGCCTCGGTGCAAGGCGGCAAATTCGGCTCGGCCACGATCGCGCTCGCTGAGCCCGCCTCCGAGCTGCTGCGCGTCGTCGCCTCCGCAGGGCCGAACTCCGACGAAGTGCGCAGCCTCAAATTTGCAACGACGGACGAGGTGCCGGAAGGACGAGGCCTCACCGGAACGTGTTTCCGCACGCGAAAGCCGTGCCTGACCAACGACCTGCTGGCCGACGACCGTCTCAAGCCGTGGTACGACAGCGCGCGCCGCACCGGCGTCAAATCCTCCGCGGCGTTGCCGCTGCTCAACGGCGATCGCACCGAGGGCGTGTTCCTGTTCAATTCCCTGGAGATCGGCACGTTCACGCCCGAGCTGGTCGAGCTGCTGGAACGTCTTGCGCGCAACGTGTCATTCGCGATCGCAAATCTCGACCGCGCCGAGGAGAAGGCCAAGGCTGACAAGCAGCGAAACCGGCTGAGCGGCATGTTCGCGGCGTTGAGCGCCACCAACGAAGCCATCATGCGTGCCGAGACCCGCGAGGAGCTGTTCGACGTTGCATGTCAGGCAGCCGTGCTGGGCGACATGTTCGCCTCGGCGACGATTGGAATCATCGACGAGGCATCCGAGCTGGTCCGGGTCGTCGCCGTGAAGGGGCGGCTCCAGGAGCGGATGGTCGGGCGCACCTGCGCGATTTCCGCAGATCACCCCGAGGGCCAGGGAATCATCGGAATCTCGCTGCGGACGTGCCGGCCGAGCGTCATCAACGACTATATGCACGACCCGCGCTCGGCGCACTGGCGCTCCAAGGCCGTCGAGGACGGCACTCGTGCCGCTGCAAGCTTCCCGCTGCTGCGCGACGGCCGCAAGCCGATCGGCATCCTGCTGTTCCTCGCTCCGGAGGAGGACACATTCACGCCCGACCTGGTCGAGCTGCTGGCCCGCCTTGCGGAAAACGTCTCGTTCGCACTCGACAATTTCGAGCGTGCGGAGGAGAAGGCCCGCACCGAGGCGCAGAAGGAGCGCCTGAGGCGCATGTTCGCGGCGCTGAGCGCGACCAACGAGGCGATCATGCGGGCGAAGTCGCGCGCCGAGCTGTTCGATCTCGTGTGTCTTGCGGCGTCGAACGGTGCCAAGTTCACCTCGACCACCATCGCGCTGGCACGGGCCGACAGCGATCAGCTGGAAATCGTGGCGAGCGCCGGCCCCTCCGCCGACACCACGCGCAACGTCCGCCTCTCCATCGACCCCGAGCGGCCCGAAGGACGCGGGATGAGCGGCACGGCGTTCCGCACGCGCCAGCCCTGCATCAGCAACGACTATCTCAACGACCAGCGCGTGAGCGCCTTCCACGCCGTGGTGCGCGGCGACGGCGCGCGCTCCGGCGCGGCATTTCCGCTCATCGTGCACGACCAGGCCGTCGGCGTCATGATCTACATGTCGACCGAGCCGGCGACTTTCACGACCGAGTTCGTCGAGCTGTTGCAGCGACTCGCCGACAACGTCGCCTTCGCGGTGGAGAATTTCGATCGCGCCGACGCCAAGAACCAGGCGGACGAGCGGATCGAGTATCTCGCCTCGCATGACAGCCTGACCGACCTTCCGAATCGCGAGACTTTCAACGCGCTGCTGCGCGAGGCGATCGCCACGGCGGAGCGGCACGATCACCGCTTTGCCGTGCTGTTCATCGATCTCGACCGCTTCAAGGTCATCAACGATTCGCTGGGGCACGAGGCTGGCGACCTGCTCCTGCTCGAAGTGGCCAACCGCCTGCGCGGCGCGCTGCGGGCAAGCGACGTGGTGGCGCGGCTCGGCGGCGACGAATTCGTGGTGATCCTCGACCAGTGCGGCGAGATCGACGACGTTCAGCACATCGCGACCGAGATCCTGGCCGCGCTCGCCCAGCCCATGGAACTGGCCGGGCACGAGTGCCACACCACGGCTTCGATCGGCATCGCGATGTATCCGGCCAACGGCTCCGACGCGCAGACGCTGACCAAGAACGCCGACATGGCGATGTATCTCGCCAAGGAAGACGGCAAGAACGGCTATCGCTTCTTCTCCAAGGAAGTGAGGACGCAGTCGATCGAGCGGCTGTCGCTGGAGAGCGCGCTGCGCCGGGCGCTGGAGCGCGGGCAGTTCTCGCTGAACTACCAGCCCAAGGTGGAGATGGCGACCGGCCAGATCACCGGCGTGGAGGCGCTGCTGCGCTGGAACCATCCCGAGCTCGGCAATGTCTCGCCGGCGCAGTTCATTCCGCTTGCGGAGGAAACCGGGCTGATCGTGCCGATCGGCCGCTGGGTGCTCAACGAGGCCTGCGCGCAGGCTATGGCCTGGCAGCGCCGCGGCCTGCTGCCGTTGTCGATGGCGGTCAATTTGTCGCCGCGGCAGTTCGCTGACGAGCATCTGCTGCAGGACGTCGACGAGGCGCTGGCGGCCAGCGGCATGTCGCCGGTGCTGCTGCAGCTCGAAGTCACCGAGAGCATGATGATGCGCAATGTCGGCCGCGCGCTCAAGGTGCTCGACGCCATCCAGAGCCGCGGCATTCGCCTCGCCATCGACGATTTCGGCACCGGCTATTCGTCGATGTCGCTGATGAAGCACTTCCCGATCGACACCATCAAGATCGACCGTTCCTTCGTGCGGGATTTGCCGCAGGATTCGGAAGACCAGGCGATCGCACAGGCGATCATCAGCATGGGCAAGGCGCTCGGCATGACCGTCGTCGCCGAAGGCGTCGAGAATGCCGAGCAGGAGGCCTTCCTGCGCACCCATGGCTGCGACGAGATGCAGGGCTTCCTGATCTCGAAACCGGTACCTGCGCGCGAGATGGCCGAGCTGCTGCGGCCGATGGTGCTGCCGATCGCCCCGCCGCTCCAGCCGGAGCCGGACGCCGTCGCCACGGAAGCCGCGGCGTCACGGCTGAAACGCGCCGTCTGA
- the galE gene encoding UDP-glucose 4-epimerase GalE, protein MTDRPTVLVTGGAGYIGSHACRALTAAGYQPIVYDNLSTGHRSFVAGPLVTGDLLDGAALARAFADHEITAVMHFAAASLVGESMTDPQKYYVNNVQGTLSLLQAMRNAGCQRIVFSSTGAVYGNADSKELPEDFPCAPINPYGASKWMIERMLADYRSAYGFGAFCLRYFNASGADPAGGIGELRDNETHLIPRAMMALQGHVDFAVFGDDYETPDGTAIRDYIHVTDLAAAHVAALKLLEGGHAGGSFNLGTGAGFSVREILNAIRQETGREVPHTVKPRRAGDPTYLVADPSAARKVLNFVPRHSDLATVIRTAWAWHQTAHPFRPR, encoded by the coding sequence ATGACAGACCGACCGACCGTCCTCGTCACCGGGGGCGCGGGCTACATTGGCTCGCATGCCTGCCGCGCATTGACCGCCGCCGGCTATCAGCCCATCGTTTATGACAATCTCTCGACAGGCCATCGCAGCTTCGTTGCCGGCCCCCTGGTCACGGGCGATCTGCTCGACGGCGCGGCGCTGGCACGCGCCTTCGCCGACCACGAGATCACGGCGGTGATGCATTTCGCGGCGGCGAGCCTGGTCGGCGAATCCATGACCGATCCGCAGAAATACTATGTCAACAATGTGCAGGGAACGCTGTCGCTGTTGCAGGCGATGCGCAACGCAGGCTGCCAGCGCATCGTGTTCTCCTCGACCGGCGCCGTCTACGGCAATGCCGATTCGAAGGAACTGCCGGAAGACTTTCCCTGCGCACCGATCAACCCCTACGGCGCATCGAAATGGATGATCGAGCGGATGCTCGCCGACTACCGCTCAGCCTATGGCTTCGGCGCGTTCTGCCTGCGTTATTTCAACGCCAGCGGTGCCGATCCCGCCGGCGGCATCGGCGAGCTGCGCGACAATGAAACCCATCTCATCCCCCGCGCCATGATGGCGCTGCAGGGCCATGTCGACTTCGCAGTGTTCGGCGACGACTACGAGACGCCTGACGGAACCGCGATCCGCGACTACATTCACGTCACCGACCTTGCGGCGGCGCATGTCGCGGCCCTGAAGCTTCTGGAAGGCGGACATGCCGGCGGCAGCTTCAATCTCGGCACCGGAGCCGGCTTCTCCGTGCGCGAGATCCTCAACGCCATCAGGCAGGAGACCGGACGCGAGGTGCCGCACACCGTCAAGCCGCGCCGCGCCGGCGATCCCACCTATCTGGTCGCAGATCCGTCTGCCGCGCGAAAGGTGCTGAACTTCGTGCCGCGCCATTCCGACCTGGCTACGGTGATCCGAACCGCCTGGGCCTGGCACCAGACGGCACATCCGTTCAGGCCGCGTTAG
- a CDS encoding WecB/TagA/CpsF family glycosyltransferase — MLERRVNLDGRAATADVPRITVGGLRMAALDLEATADFMIEATDPNHRIGRPLFLTSANGEVLARCSTEPQTEHLFRAADLINADGQPLVAASKLQSWFPLPERVATTDLFHVVARKAEAAGRTFYMLGASEAENAAAVENVQKMYPNLRIVGYSHGYLRGEALRAKVDEINALAPDYLWVALGVPNEQAFVKEFTPHLTNVGVIKTSGGLFNFLSGSRSRAPQWMQKIGLEWVWRTLLEPRRLFWRYLTTNPRALYLLFSRKRPLR, encoded by the coding sequence ATGCTTGAGCGCCGCGTCAACCTCGATGGACGGGCAGCGACTGCCGACGTGCCGCGGATCACCGTCGGCGGGCTTCGCATGGCCGCGCTCGACCTGGAAGCCACCGCCGATTTCATGATCGAGGCGACCGATCCCAATCACCGTATCGGCCGTCCGCTGTTCCTGACCTCGGCCAATGGCGAGGTGCTGGCGCGCTGCTCGACCGAGCCGCAGACCGAGCATCTGTTCCGCGCCGCCGATCTGATCAATGCGGACGGTCAGCCGCTGGTCGCCGCCTCGAAGCTGCAATCCTGGTTTCCGCTGCCCGAGCGCGTGGCCACCACGGACCTGTTCCACGTCGTCGCGCGCAAGGCGGAAGCGGCCGGCCGCACCTTCTACATGTTGGGCGCCAGCGAGGCGGAGAACGCCGCGGCCGTCGAGAACGTCCAGAAGATGTATCCCAATCTCAGGATCGTCGGGTACAGCCACGGCTATCTGCGAGGCGAGGCGCTGCGCGCAAAGGTCGATGAGATCAACGCACTTGCGCCTGATTATCTGTGGGTCGCGTTGGGGGTGCCCAACGAGCAGGCATTCGTGAAGGAATTCACGCCGCACCTCACCAATGTTGGCGTTATCAAGACATCGGGCGGGCTGTTCAACTTCCTGTCAGGAAGCCGTTCCCGCGCGCCGCAATGGATGCAGAAGATCGGACTCGAATGGGTCTGGCGCACCTTGCTCGAGCCGCGGCGCCTGTTCTGGCGCTATTTGACCACCAACCCCCGCGCGCTCTATCTTCTCTTCAGCCGCAAACGACCCCTCCGCTAA
- a CDS encoding exopolysaccharide transport family protein, with the protein MLDYNQPIDRARPESPQQKSQAGFNVLELANLLWRRKVAIAAAALLGATLAVTIGKSLTPRYTATAQLYVDPRELQLVDRELTPRAQDVSGMSMVVESQARLITANSVLLKVIQQAGLDKDPEFGGGDGKSLMSSLLGLIGLQSPPPSAAANSEVQLAALEALNRHITIRKTEKSFIVDIEVWSTDPAKAAMLANTLTNAYLTESRNSQASAARRATNDLSGRLKELRERLRNAETALATYKAQNNFVGTQDALISDQQLSASNQRLSAARAATMDAQARLDQIEASRRTAADAGAIPEALQSPTIANLRAQYADARKKYAEQAGELGPRHPALRQTEKQVEDLKRTISEEIDRFAQSAKNDLTRARDFEASLNRALEAQKRQSVQLSQAAVRLRELEREADASRDVYQSFLKRSRETEEQESLNTSAARIIGEATVPQRRSFPPAMSLFAMIGFIFGALAASSWFVAAELLFAGATAPAPAPARRDRKPVPEKTRVPEVARELEASRPEPALRAPEVAQLPPELAAPPLQPAMVESPLIEKPLIARLQEADVIHTLGAILTTGGGVDLTRLGWPTLRPGFPLTKLLNAWRDMRAAVARRAGGKAMPVIALVGTGETTGRSVSALNFALAAARDGARVLMIDADHQAHALSNKVSRPGKNEPSRLGWLSIGSKAAREIKTVNGISVLPAGEGDSGKAAEAIRKAIAQARAAGGYDLVILDGPAMPLVAGDRKLLDDTDALVAVLPTSHDINDSLEEVLTALGRAERKLVGVVLDELTPSVEARQRGRQYA; encoded by the coding sequence ATGCTTGACTATAACCAGCCGATAGATCGGGCGAGACCCGAGTCCCCGCAACAGAAGTCCCAGGCCGGCTTCAACGTGCTGGAGCTCGCCAATCTGCTCTGGCGGCGCAAGGTCGCGATTGCCGCGGCTGCCCTGCTCGGCGCAACGCTTGCCGTCACCATCGGCAAGAGCCTGACGCCCCGCTACACCGCCACCGCCCAGCTCTATGTCGATCCGCGCGAGCTTCAGCTCGTCGACCGTGAGCTCACGCCGCGCGCGCAGGACGTCTCCGGCATGTCCATGGTGGTGGAGAGCCAGGCGCGCCTGATCACCGCCAATAGCGTCCTGCTCAAGGTGATCCAGCAGGCTGGTCTCGACAAGGATCCGGAATTCGGCGGCGGCGACGGCAAGAGCCTGATGTCGTCGCTGCTCGGCCTGATCGGCCTTCAGTCTCCCCCGCCCTCCGCCGCGGCCAACAGCGAAGTGCAGCTCGCGGCGCTCGAGGCGCTGAACCGGCACATCACCATCCGCAAGACCGAGAAGAGCTTCATCGTCGACATCGAGGTGTGGTCGACGGATCCGGCGAAGGCGGCGATGCTCGCCAACACGCTGACCAACGCCTACCTCACGGAATCCCGCAACTCGCAGGCGTCAGCCGCCCGGCGCGCCACCAACGATCTCTCCGGCCGCCTCAAGGAGCTGCGCGAGCGGCTGCGCAACGCCGAGACCGCGCTCGCCACCTACAAGGCCCAGAACAATTTCGTCGGCACCCAGGATGCGCTGATCAGCGACCAGCAGCTCTCCGCCAGCAACCAGCGGCTTTCCGCGGCCCGCGCGGCGACGATGGATGCCCAGGCACGGCTCGACCAGATCGAGGCGAGCCGCCGCACCGCTGCCGACGCCGGGGCGATTCCGGAAGCGCTGCAATCGCCGACGATCGCGAATTTGCGCGCGCAATATGCCGATGCGCGCAAGAAGTACGCGGAGCAGGCCGGCGAGCTCGGGCCACGCCATCCGGCGCTGCGCCAGACCGAGAAGCAGGTCGAGGACCTCAAGCGTACCATCAGCGAAGAGATCGACCGCTTCGCCCAATCCGCCAAGAACGATCTGACGCGCGCCCGCGACTTCGAAGCCTCGCTCAACCGGGCGCTGGAGGCGCAGAAGCGGCAGAGCGTCCAGCTCAGTCAGGCCGCCGTGCGCCTGCGCGAGCTCGAGCGCGAAGCCGATGCCAGCCGCGACGTCTACCAGTCCTTCCTCAAGCGCTCCCGCGAGACCGAGGAGCAGGAGAGCCTGAACACCTCGGCGGCCCGAATCATCGGCGAAGCGACAGTGCCGCAGCGGCGCTCGTTCCCGCCCGCGATGAGCCTGTTCGCCATGATCGGCTTCATCTTCGGCGCGCTTGCGGCGTCGAGCTGGTTCGTCGCGGCCGAGTTGCTGTTCGCCGGCGCAACCGCGCCAGCGCCCGCGCCGGCCCGCCGCGACCGCAAGCCGGTGCCGGAGAAGACCCGCGTTCCCGAGGTTGCACGAGAGCTGGAAGCATCGCGGCCCGAGCCGGCGTTGCGAGCTCCCGAAGTCGCGCAGCTCCCGCCCGAACTTGCCGCACCACCGCTGCAACCCGCGATGGTCGAAAGCCCCTTGATCGAAAAGCCGCTGATCGCGCGCCTGCAGGAGGCCGACGTCATTCACACGCTCGGCGCCATTCTCACCACCGGCGGCGGCGTCGATCTCACCCGGCTCGGCTGGCCGACCTTGCGGCCCGGCTTTCCCCTGACGAAGCTGCTCAACGCCTGGCGCGACATGCGCGCGGCCGTGGCCCGCCGCGCCGGCGGCAAGGCGATGCCCGTCATTGCGCTCGTCGGCACCGGCGAGACCACCGGGCGCAGCGTGAGCGCGCTGAACTTCGCGCTCGCGGCTGCGCGCGATGGCGCCCGCGTGCTGATGATCGACGCCGACCATCAGGCCCACGCGCTCTCGAACAAGGTCAGCCGCCCCGGCAAGAACGAACCGAGCAGGCTCGGCTGGCTCTCGATCGGCAGCAAGGCCGCACGCGAGATCAAGACAGTCAACGGCATTTCGGTGCTGCCGGCCGGCGAGGGCGATTCCGGCAAGGCCGCCGAGGCGATCCGCAAGGCGATCGCGCAGGCGCGCGCCGCAGGCGGCTACGACCTCGTGATCCTCGACGGCCCCGCGATGCCGCTTGTTGCCGGCGACCGCAAGCTGCTCGACGACACCGACGCGCTGGTGGCGGTGCTGCCGACCAGCCACGACATCAACGACAGCCTCGAAGAGGTCCTGACCGCGCTGGGCCGCGCCGAGCGCAAGCTCGTCGGCGTCGTGCTCGACGAGCTCACCCCTTCAGTCGAAGCGCGCCAGCGAGGCAGACAATATGCTTGA
- a CDS encoding methyltransferase encodes MNKPATIDFATATAIQIPAATAPVQALHDLVPGEARDSLLTVHDLLRRELPKGQLAIYEAGGGSCSVLPPELLGRSKVTVVDIDEDQVRNNGYADEAILGDVQTYRFAQQTFDLVICYNVIEHLPHVDAALLNFRDALKRGGMILIGAPNPRSLSGVVTKYSPHWFHVWFYRRIRGIKDAGLPGEPPFPTFFHPLVTLPRLEAFAAANGLEMIYRREVESPRYPEMRRRKPLFAALVDAGAALLNTMLSRGTDVRRGDYHVILRKS; translated from the coding sequence ATGAACAAGCCAGCCACGATCGATTTCGCGACAGCCACGGCGATCCAGATCCCCGCGGCCACCGCACCCGTCCAGGCGTTGCACGATCTCGTCCCCGGCGAAGCCCGCGACAGCCTGCTCACCGTTCACGACCTGCTGCGCCGCGAGTTGCCGAAAGGCCAACTCGCCATCTACGAAGCCGGTGGCGGCTCGTGCAGCGTCCTGCCGCCGGAATTGCTCGGCCGCAGCAAGGTAACCGTCGTCGATATCGACGAGGACCAGGTCCGCAACAACGGCTATGCGGACGAGGCGATCCTCGGCGACGTCCAGACCTACCGTTTCGCGCAACAGACCTTCGATCTCGTGATCTGCTACAACGTGATCGAGCATCTGCCCCATGTCGACGCCGCGCTCTTGAACTTCCGCGATGCGCTCAAGCGCGGCGGCATGATCCTGATCGGCGCGCCCAATCCGCGTTCGCTATCCGGCGTCGTCACCAAATATTCGCCGCACTGGTTTCACGTCTGGTTCTACCGGCGCATTCGCGGCATCAAGGATGCCGGTCTGCCGGGCGAGCCGCCGTTCCCGACCTTCTTCCATCCGCTGGTGACGCTGCCCCGGCTCGAGGCGTTCGCGGCCGCCAACGGCCTCGAGATGATCTACCGCCGCGAGGTCGAGAGTCCGCGCTATCCCGAGATGCGCCGGCGCAAGCCGCTGTTCGCGGCCCTCGTGGACGCCGGCGCCGCCTTGCTGAACACCATGCTGTCGCGCGGCACCGACGTCCGCCGCGGCGACTATCACGTCATCCTGCGCAAGAGCTGA
- a CDS encoding glycosyltransferase family 2 protein, translating into MTLIPTDLSATRISDAVRDPNREIAASSRVIDLSVGIVVCIPCFRRPQHLRLTLDSLANQRTPRSFAVVMVENDAARRESAPVAAEFLAAGRLQGVCLVEKRQGNCQAINAAFETAQALFPAATRFLMIDDDEIASPDWLELMVRTAEATGADVVGGPVLPDFEDDSKPWLSNHPAFAPAYDYSGAVPLIYGCGNCLITRSAFERFDRPAFDLRFNFLGGGDCDFFVRCRDAGMIFHWTAEAVITETVPQSRTSLGWIAKRGLRIGAINYRVQSKAAQSVGGRALVFAQMLGRLPLALVRSARLLATSKAVIAMHPALVALGSMLAAFGFAPKPYEASKIVS; encoded by the coding sequence ATGACATTGATCCCGACAGACCTGTCCGCCACGCGCATCTCGGATGCCGTGCGCGATCCCAACCGGGAGATCGCGGCGAGCTCCCGCGTGATCGACCTGTCGGTCGGCATCGTCGTCTGCATTCCCTGTTTCCGCCGTCCGCAACATTTGCGGCTGACGCTGGACTCGCTCGCGAACCAGCGGACCCCGCGGTCCTTTGCCGTCGTCATGGTCGAGAACGATGCTGCGCGGCGCGAAAGCGCGCCGGTCGCTGCGGAGTTTCTGGCCGCCGGCAGGCTGCAGGGCGTCTGCCTCGTCGAGAAGCGGCAGGGCAATTGCCAGGCGATCAACGCTGCATTCGAGACGGCGCAGGCGCTGTTTCCCGCCGCGACGCGTTTCCTGATGATCGACGACGACGAGATTGCATCACCCGACTGGCTCGAGCTGATGGTGCGCACCGCGGAAGCAACGGGTGCCGACGTGGTCGGCGGGCCGGTGCTGCCTGACTTCGAGGACGACAGCAAGCCCTGGCTGTCGAATCATCCCGCCTTTGCGCCCGCCTACGATTATTCCGGCGCGGTGCCGCTGATCTATGGCTGCGGCAATTGCCTGATCACACGATCCGCCTTCGAGCGGTTCGATCGTCCTGCCTTCGACCTGCGCTTCAACTTCCTCGGCGGCGGCGATTGCGACTTCTTCGTGCGGTGCCGCGACGCCGGCATGATCTTCCATTGGACGGCGGAGGCCGTCATCACCGAGACCGTGCCGCAAAGCCGCACCAGCCTCGGCTGGATCGCAAAGCGCGGCCTGCGCATCGGCGCGATCAATTACCGCGTGCAGTCCAAGGCGGCTCAAAGCGTCGGCGGCCGCGCGTTGGTGTTCGCGCAGATGCTCGGACGGCTGCCGCTCGCGCTGGTCCGCTCCGCACGCCTGCTGGCGACGTCGAAGGCCGTCATCGCCATGCATCCGGCGCTGGTCGCGCTCGGCTCCATGCTCGCGGCGTTCGGCTTCGCGCCGAAGCCTTATGAGGCCTCCAAGATCGTGTCGTGA